ATGTCGTAGGAAAACTTTATTACGTTTTCTTACTTGGCTTTCTGTATCTAATTTTCAAGGTGCGTTTCATTTTTGCATGTCGCTCGCGGCGACAAGAAATAATATANNNNNNNNCCCGCCGTACTCAGGGTCCGTCTCGGAGGGAAGCAAGTTTTCCATACAGGGCTGTTACCTGCTATGGCGGGTCTTTCCAGAACCACTTCTGGTACCTGCTTCCTTGATAACTCCTAGTGAGACGCCCTACAACCCCAAACATCGAAGATGTTTGGTTTGGGCTAATCCCGTTTCGCTCGCCGCTACTCAGGGAATCGCGTTTGCTTTCTCTTCCTCGGGGTACTTAGATGTTTCAGTTCCCCCGGTCTGCCTCTTACCACCCTATGGATTCAGGTGGCAGTACTTGCTCTTCAAGCAAGTGGGTTGCCCCATTCGGAAATCTCCGGATCAAAGCTCACTTACAGCTCCCCGAAGCATATCGGTGTTCGTCCCGTCCTTCATCGGCTCCTGGCGCCAAGGCATCCACCGTGTGCCCTTAGTAGCTTTACCTCGGTCATTACTTTTCGGTGATTGCAACAAAACGTAAAAGACTTCCACGATATTTGATGTCGTAGGAAAACTTTATTACGTTTTCTTACTTGGCTTTCTGTATCTAATTTTCAAGGTGCGTTTCATTTAGTATGTCGCTCGTGGCGACAAGAAATAATATACCACGTTCAATCTTCAAATGCAAGTATATTTTATCGTTTTATACCAGAAAATTTATATCTACTTTCATATAAGAAATCACAATGATTGATTCTAAAATAACATAACACTCATAACTAAAATATATTTAACACACAATAACATTGAATTTCAGTCAATCATTTCGAATTACAAAAGAAAGTAGGAAATGTAGTGAGGGAGACAAAAGAACAACACTCTGAGAATTTAACGAGAGATTTAAAAGACCGCCATATTCAATTGATTGCAATTGGAGGTGCCATTGGAGTCGGTTTATTTTTAGGGTCAGCCAAAGCAATAAAAGCCGCAGGGCCCGCTTTGGCACTTTCTTATATAATTGGCGGAATTGCAATCTTCTTTATCATGCGTGCACTTGGTGAACTTGCAATATATCGCCCTATTTCCGGCTCTTTTAGCGCCTATGCTGATGAATTTGTTGGACCGTGGGCTGGTTTTATTACTGGATGGACGTATTGGTTTATGTGGGTCACCATTGTAATGGCAGAGGCAACGGCAATAGGTTTATATGTGAAATATTGGTTCCCTCAAGTTCCACAATGGTTGGCTGCACTACTTTCGATTATAGTCGTCTATCTTATAAATCTGCTAGCTGTAAAAGTTTTTGGTGAATTAGAGTTCTGGTTTGCTTTAATTAAAATTGTTACGATCCTACTACTCATCGTGGTAGGCTTAACCATTCTCTTAACCGGTTGGGGAGATACTCCAGTAGGGTTTTCTAATCTCTGGACTCACGGCGGTTTTTTCCCTAATGGAACAGGAGGCATGCTCTTTGCTTTGCAGATGGTTATGTTTGCATTTATTGGGGTTGAGTTAATCGGAGTAACGGCTGGTGAAACAGAAGATCCAGAAAAAAATATTCCTTCTGCTGTGAACAATGTACTTTGGAGAATCCTTATATTTTATGTTGGAGCACTAGTTGTAATCATGGCACTTTATCCATGGAATCAAATCAGTGAAGAGGCAAGCCCTTTTGTTTTAACTTTTTCTAGAATTGGAATCCCCGCTGCTGCGGGAATTATTAACTTTGTTGTAATAACTGCCGCTTTGTCTTCAGCAAATAGTGGTATTTTTAGTACTGGTCGTATGTTAATGACTTTAGCTAAACAAAACCAAGCACCTAAAGCAATGGGGAAGGTTAGTAAACAACATGTTCCTTCAGTTGGTATTACTGCATCATCTATTGTTTTATTAGTTGGTGTTCTACTTAACTTTTTCATTCCCGAAGAAGCATTTGTATATATTACGAGTGTAGGTACGGTAGGCGCTCTTTGGACATGGGGAATGATTTTGTATACTCATATAAAATATCGTGAGGCTGTAAAAGCAAAACGAGTACCAGAAAGTAATTTTAAAATGCCTGGTGCCCCTTTTACTAACTGGATTGTTTTGATTTACCTTCTAGTAGTTACAATTATGCTTTGGTTTGATCCTGATACACGAATCGCCCTCATTATTGGGCCAATTTGGTTTCTGATTCTCATTATTAGCTACCAATTTGTAAAGAAGCGTCAAAACACTAACCAGAATGCAGTTAGGTAAACAAATACAATAGACTTATATTGTTTGATAATTTCACAAAGGCCCTTACCATCTTGATCATAATGGTAAGGGCTTTGATTGATTAGATAACTTTCTTTAATTAAAGAATAAAAAAGAAAAACCCACTTCCTTTTAGAAGTGAGTTTTTGAAATGGAGCTAAGCGGGATCGAACCGCTGACCTCCTGCTTGCAAGGCAGGCGCTCTCCCAGCTGAGCTATAGCCCCAAATATTTTGGTGGGCCTAGGCTGACTCGAACAGCCGACCTCACGCTTATCAGGCGTGCGCTCTAACCAACTGAGCTATAGGCCCCTGTGTAGGAACTGTGTGTTGTCCCTCACAAGAAACAACTATATCAGGTTCCGTAACATAATGCAAGGTTTTTTTATAAAAAAATATAAGCTTTACCTAAGGAAAAGCTATCTAATAGGAAACATCTTCTCCAAAAATATAGCCACACCATCCTCTTCGTTATTAAGCGTCACTTCATTAGCCATTAGTTTTATTTCTTCCAATCCATTCCCCATCGCCACGCCAATTCCCGCATACTGAATCATCTCATAATCATTACTACTATCACCAAGTGCGATTATTCTATGTCTTGGTATTTGAAAGTGATCTGCCACTTTTTTCAGCCCAATGGCTTTATTCGTACCAATCGGGTTTAACTCAATTACATAATGTGGCGCTCCCCAGCTATAAAAAGTACAATGATTATCAAAATGTTGCTTTAATACTCCCATAATAGAATCGAATTCAACTTCTCCTACATGAATCAAAATACTAGCAGGGCCTTCTGAAAGATGCTTTTTCTCAAAGTTAAAATGGATTTGATCAGAAGAAGAACGCAAATTGAAAACGGAACAAAATTCATGTCGGATAAATATTTTTTGCTTAGTTTCCATCAGTATATTCTTAACTACAAATTGATTTTCTGCTAGATCGAATACAGATTGGGCAATTTCTGCAGAAATATAGTGATAATGTCCACTAAATTGGGGATTGTTCGGATAGTGCACATGTCCTCCATTTATATTAATGATCGGTGTAGTTAATCCGAGTTCTTCATAATATTGTTGAGAAAGGCGAAAGGGCCGCCCAGTTGAGATACATACAATATGACCTTGTTTGCTTATTTGCTGGACAGCATTTTTGGTACGATCCGAGATAGTTTTATCATTACGCAAAAGTGTACCATCAAGGTCGATTGCGATCAGATATTGATTTTTCATGTATACACCTCCATTTACGTCTTTGCAAATATTGTATCACTTCAAAACAGGGGAGCTCTATGTAAATTAGATTCTGTTTCATAATGAAATTTCTCTTTTATCATCACCACAGGATGATCTAAATCTATCTACTGACTGACTTGTCATAAAATTAATCTGATACTTCAGAAAGTACTAGTATGCATACTTAATTTAAATAAAAAATCCTCCAACCAATGGTTAGAGGATTTTTTACATGTTCTCTGAAAACGAAAGGTGAGAGTAACATAGCCGGGTAAAACATTCGAATTTGTATCATGAAAGATACTCCATAGAAAGGAGGTGATCCATCCCCACCTTCCGGTAGGGATACCTTGTTACGACTTCACCCCAATCATCTGCCCCACCTTCGGCGGCTGAGTCCGTAAGGTTCTCTCACCGACTTCGGGTGTGACAAACTCTCGTGGTGTGACGGGCGGTGTGTACAAGGCCCGGGAACGGATTCACCGCGGCATGCTGATCCGCGATTACTAGCGATTCCAGCTTCACGTAGGCGAGTTGCAGCCTACGATCCGAACTGAGACCAGCTTTATGAGATTAGCTCCCCCTCGCGGGTTCGCAACCCTTTGTACTGGCCATTGTAGCACGTGTGTAGCCCAAGACATAAGGGGCATGATGATTTGACGTCATCCCCACCTTCCTCCGGCTTTCACCGGCTGTCTCGTTAGAGTGCCCAACTAAATGCTGGCAACTAACGATAAGGGTTGCGCTCGTTGCGGGACTGAACCCAACATCTCACGACACGAGCTGACGACAACCATGCACCACCTGTCACCGTTGCCCCGAAGGGAAGGGGTATCTCTACCCCGGTCAACGGGATGTCAAGCCTTGGTAAGGTTCTTCGCGTTGCTTCGAATTAAACCACATGCTCCACCGCTTGTGCGGGCCCCCGTCAATTCCTTTGAGTTTCAGCCTTGCGGCCGTACTCCCCAGGCGGAGTGCTTAATGCGTTAGCTGCGGCACTGAGGGCGGGAAAGCCCCCAACACCTAGCACTCATCGTTTACGGCGTGGACTACCAGGGTATCTAATCCTGTTTGCTCCCCACGCTTTCGCGCCTCAGCGTCAGTTACAGCCCAGAAAGTCGCCTTCGCCACTGGTGTTCCTCCCGATCTCTACGCATTCCACCGCTACACCGGGAATTCCACTTTCCTCTGCTGCACTCAAGCGCTCCAGTTTTGGAGGCGAACAATGGTTGAGCCATTGCCTTTAACCCCCAACTTAAAGCGCCGCCTGCGCGCGCTTTACGCCCAATAATTCCGGACAACGCTTGCCCCCTACGTATTACCGCGGCTGCTGGCACGTAGTTAGCCGGGGCTTTCTCCTTAGGTACCGTCAGAACTTCTTCCCTAAGAACAGAGTTTTACAACCCGAAGGCCGTCATCACTCACGCGGCGTTGCTCCGTCAGGCTTTCGCCCATTGCGGAAAATTCCCTACTGCTGCCTCCCGTAGGAGTCTGGGCCGTGTCTCAGTCCCAGTGTGGCCGGTCACCCTCTCAGGTCGGCTATGCATCGTCGCCTTGGTAGGCCATTACCCCACCAACAAGCTAATGCACCGCGGGCCCATCCTCAAGCGAAAAACTTTTACATTGCTCTCATGCGAGAGCAATGATTATCTGGTATTAGCACCGGTTTCCCGGAGTTATCCCAGGCTTGAGGGCAGGTTGCCCACGTGTTACTCACCCGTTCGCCGCTAGGTTCCCGAAGGAACCCCGCTCGACTTGCATGTATTAGGCACGCCGCCAGCGTTCGTCCTGAGCCAGGATCAAACTCTCCGATAAAGTTGAGTTTGAAAGCTCAATAGTAAATCATCTGGCTAAATGTGATACATCTCACTCTTTCGTTTTCAAAGAACATCATTGCTTTTTGTTTGTGCCGCCTTGTCGCGGCGACAAGAAATAATATATCATGCTAGCTTTTTAACGTCAATAGTTTTTTAAAAAGAAATTTACATTAAACAAAAAAAGTAGCTCATCCCGTTATGAGAGAGCTACTTTTTAACCATTTCTCTTGTGATTCGAAAATCACGCAACGAAATAAAAAACAAGGGGAGCAAAATAATAACCGTTAGACTAATCCAAACGATATTGAAGATTAGATCAGAAAATCCACCCACTAGTGCACGCGGTATATTCACTGTAAAGAAAATCAATAGACTTAAGAATATTGGGTGCTTAGGCAATCGTAAGATCAATACATACAATACCTGAATTATAATCCCTAGATAGACCGTCCCCAAAATGACTCCAAACCAGCCAAAAGACGCATATAGTTCCCCGATATAAAGGGTATTTAATACTCCCGCTGTTCCTGCCTCTACTTTTTCAGGAAATAGATCTGCCATTAGCTTAGCTGCGCTTCGTACCGGATCTTCTCCATAAATCTTTAAAATAGTCGGTGGTAATCCTTCTTCTTGGAGATAAGGATATACCTCATCATAACGATCTACATAAGTATACATAGGCGCTACTTGAGTCAGGATGATCCTGCCAACAGGACCTTTGTTGTAGGAAAAAAGATCGCTCCCTCCAACACCAAATACTGTATAGATCCCAATCAAATAAACAACACCAGCTAACGCAAGCGCAGATATTCGAAAAGCATTGAGTTTGGTCTTACCAATCCACATTCTCAGCAGCAAAAACATCGCAAAATAGAAAAGTACAGGCGCTTTTTGTAAGTCGTACAATTGAATCAGCAGAGCCCCTATAAATAGAACAGAGAACCAGTACCACCATTTTTTCTCTCTTGTCATGACTGCATAAGCATAAGCAACCATAGAAAGGAGAGGTGTGAGACCTATTCCCATAATATTTTTAAGGTAGTTTCCTGCTCCAGATATTTGTCCCTTTGCAGTAATCCTCCCCACAGCTAAATCCGATCCTGATCCTATAATCGCTTCATAAAGAGGAAAGGGAAAGGTCTTCCAAAGTGTATACGCCACTGCAAATAGTGAAACGCTGGCTAAAACAACAAAACATCGGTAAAAGTCGACCCTCGATTTCTTTTCGGTATAGATCTCCTCTAAAGGTGCATTCCAATATTTTTGAAACTCACCATCTGGATGAAATCCCATTAACCTTGAGGTAATTACCATCGTAAGCGGTAGCAATAGCATTGCCATACTAACTAACCAAAAGCCCACTTCTCTCGATTCTTCAAACATAATTTTTTTAATGATGTAAGACTGATCTATGTTTAAAACGATGAGTAGGGAACCTATGTAGCTCGATACCAGCAAGGAGTAATAAAAAATAAAAGAGTGAAGGTTTAGTTTACTAAGTGATAGTGTTCCGGCTGCATTACGAAAGAGCAGAACAGAGAAGAGAACGATGGTAAACCAAACCATAATATACAGCATGTCATCCTCCCACCTATTTTTATGCCTTTATTCGAAGATCCCGATCGATTCGTATAAGCAAAAGAGATCCTAGGAAGTAAAGCCAAGATAGTACAATCCAAAACCATGGTAAATCATTTGTCTGAATATAAGTAATGGCACCAATGGTAAGAACAGCCTGTAGGAGCATAAAGCCGAGCTTGCCCGTTTTAGCTGGTACTTGGTAAATAGATTGGCTATAGCGATATAGATAGAGCAACACAAAAAGATACGTTATGTTATTGGAAATAACAAAACCCCAGATCTTGAAGTTAGGATAAAGCAACAAATTTAAAACTAGGTTTAAGACTGAAGCAATGAGAAAAGCAGTCGTTACTTTGCCTGTCTTTTTCTGAATAAACATCCCAACGGTGACAATCAAATAAAAGAAATTAAGAAAGCCCGCTAGAGAAAAAAAGCCAATATACTTATAGCCATCCCAATATTCTGGATCCGCGAAGCTCATTAGCCAAGGGCTTACTGTAGTTATTACTATGACTGCTAATAACCCCAAAGCCAATATTACAACGTATACTTTAGCAAATAACTCCTTCGCATCTTCTCGGTCTTTCAGTTTCATAGAATAAGGTCGCCATGCCATTTGAATACCGTAAGTAAACAGTGTAACAACAGAAGCGAAGGCAAATATTGGTACTAAATGCGCATTAACCGATGTAGCTGCTGCTTTTGATTCAAAGAGAAAAACGATATATCGATTAGATGAATTAATAATCCAAAAAGCTAACGACGCTGGTACTAGAGGTGTTGCATAGATCAGTATTTCCTTCCATATGGATAAATCTATCTGAGGCCGTACGTACTTCCATACTTCCGAGAAGGTAAAGACTAATATAAGTAATGCACTTAATAGTCTAGAGTACATCAACCCATTTAATGATTGATCTACATAAGTTAAGTACAAATAAGCAAATGCCGCAATCAATGCGATTTTTGTAAAGGTTAATACCGCTACTCGTGAAGATTGAAAGTCAAATCGAAGAACAGTCAGGATTAGCACATTTATTGTATCTAATATGATCGTGATCATACTAATCTGAAGGGCAAAGTAAAAACTTGGACTGTTAGCTACTATATCAGATAACTGCTCACCAAATAAAATGAAAACAACTGTCATAACTCCAGCTACCAAAAGGCGAAATGTCATAACATTCCTGACATAAGCCTCTTTTTTCTTAAGATCTTTTGCTTCCATGTAGTAATAAGCTAGGGCGGAATCAGTCCCAAAGATAACAAGAAAAGAAATGATCGAGAGAGTAGAGTCAATTACACCTAAAGCTCCAAACTCATCTTGTGTCAGGGCCTTCGAATAAAAAGGCGTCATGATAAAAGCAATAATCTTCGTCCCCACACTCATCAATGCATAGATGAGTGAATCCCCAGCAAATCGTTTTAATTGGGCTAACAAATTCTACTCTCCCTCTCTAAACCAAACTTATTTCTCTGTATAATGGTGATTTTTTTTGGCATCCTCTAGGTATTTCCACAAAACCAAAGCAAAAATTGCCGCAATGAGCCCCATTAATAGTCCAATAATCGCGTTAGGAACATACGAAGGACTCTTTTGAACTAGGGTTACATTCTCCAAACTTACAGGATCATTTAGCTGTGGTTTTTGCTGTTCAAAATCTAAGAGATCTAATTTCGTCATATGAATCTGTTCTTGGAGAGCTGTTAATTCTTGTTCACTCTCCACCAACACTTGTAATTCCTGTGGATTAGAACGATTT
The nucleotide sequence above comes from Risungbinella massiliensis. Encoded proteins:
- a CDS encoding amino acid permease; the encoded protein is MRETKEQHSENLTRDLKDRHIQLIAIGGAIGVGLFLGSAKAIKAAGPALALSYIIGGIAIFFIMRALGELAIYRPISGSFSAYADEFVGPWAGFITGWTYWFMWVTIVMAEATAIGLYVKYWFPQVPQWLAALLSIIVVYLINLLAVKVFGELEFWFALIKIVTILLLIVVGLTILLTGWGDTPVGFSNLWTHGGFFPNGTGGMLFALQMVMFAFIGVELIGVTAGETEDPEKNIPSAVNNVLWRILIFYVGALVVIMALYPWNQISEEASPFVLTFSRIGIPAAAGIINFVVITAALSSANSGIFSTGRMLMTLAKQNQAPKAMGKVSKQHVPSVGITASSIVLLVGVLLNFFIPEEAFVYITSVGTVGALWTWGMILYTHIKYREAVKAKRVPESNFKMPGAPFTNWIVLIYLLVVTIMLWFDPDTRIALIIGPIWFLILIISYQFVKKRQNTNQNAVR
- a CDS encoding Cof-type HAD-IIB family hydrolase, which codes for MKNQYLIAIDLDGTLLRNDKTISDRTKNAVQQISKQGHIVCISTGRPFRLSQQYYEELGLTTPIININGGHVHYPNNPQFSGHYHYISAEIAQSVFDLAENQFVVKNILMETKQKIFIRHEFCSVFNLRSSSDQIHFNFEKKHLSEGPASILIHVGEVEFDSIMGVLKQHFDNHCTFYSWGAPHYVIELNPIGTNKAIGLKKVADHFQIPRHRIIALGDSSNDYEMIQYAGIGVAMGNGLEEIKLMANEVTLNNEEDGVAIFLEKMFPIR
- a CDS encoding O-antigen polymerase, with amino-acid sequence MLYIMVWFTIVLFSVLLFRNAAGTLSLSKLNLHSFIFYYSLLVSSYIGSLLIVLNIDQSYIIKKIMFEESREVGFWLVSMAMLLLPLTMVITSRLMGFHPDGEFQKYWNAPLEEIYTEKKSRVDFYRCFVVLASVSLFAVAYTLWKTFPFPLYEAIIGSGSDLAVGRITAKGQISGAGNYLKNIMGIGLTPLLSMVAYAYAVMTREKKWWYWFSVLFIGALLIQLYDLQKAPVLFYFAMFLLLRMWIGKTKLNAFRISALALAGVVYLIGIYTVFGVGGSDLFSYNKGPVGRIILTQVAPMYTYVDRYDEVYPYLQEEGLPPTILKIYGEDPVRSAAKLMADLFPEKVEAGTAGVLNTLYIGELYASFGWFGVILGTVYLGIIIQVLYVLILRLPKHPIFLSLLIFFTVNIPRALVGGFSDLIFNIVWISLTVIILLPLFFISLRDFRITREMVKK
- a CDS encoding lipopolysaccharide biosynthesis protein encodes the protein MLAQLKRFAGDSLIYALMSVGTKIIAFIMTPFYSKALTQDEFGALGVIDSTLSIISFLVIFGTDSALAYYYMEAKDLKKKEAYVRNVMTFRLLVAGVMTVVFILFGEQLSDIVANSPSFYFALQISMITIILDTINVLILTVLRFDFQSSRVAVLTFTKIALIAAFAYLYLTYVDQSLNGLMYSRLLSALLILVFTFSEVWKYVRPQIDLSIWKEILIYATPLVPASLAFWIINSSNRYIVFLFESKAAATSVNAHLVPIFAFASVVTLFTYGIQMAWRPYSMKLKDREDAKELFAKVYVVILALGLLAVIVITTVSPWLMSFADPEYWDGYKYIGFFSLAGFLNFFYLIVTVGMFIQKKTGKVTTAFLIASVLNLVLNLLLYPNFKIWGFVISNNITYLFVLLYLYRYSQSIYQVPAKTGKLGFMLLQAVLTIGAITYIQTNDLPWFWIVLSWLYFLGSLLLIRIDRDLRIKA